From the Vanessa cardui chromosome 18, ilVanCard2.1, whole genome shotgun sequence genome, one window contains:
- the LOC124537382 gene encoding esterase FE4-like, whose translation MKYVALLSLFLASVVKEPTPLVKVGSGLVRGRVSDNGRIHQYFGIPYATVTKENRFQAPLPPPKWDGIFEAINENVRCPQKMFGPIILGDENCLKLNVYTPATASPIKPLPVMVFIHGGCFLEGTGSAFLYGPDFIVEQDVIFVGINYRLNVEGFLCLGIKEAPGNAGLKDQIAALRWIQRNIAAFGGDPNNVTLFGESAGSVSTSYLILSQAAKGLFHRAILQSGATIAPWAIQHDPIKTAGTLAKEFGYSGSDPHEIYKVLSTKSINALISAIKYSKRKMLVTAETLFVPCVEKDIPGVESVITKYPSEILKAGNYTKMPIIIGYNDNEGIYFTGTTHGNNIKNVNEEVDLDDIFHSDLIFPSEVTKNVTVKAVLDRYFPPTNEDPIMNLVDLISDVHIKYPTALESTMYAKTSDQPIYYYLFKYNGYINMPKIISGFMFKPGASHADELFYLFRPHTFPLPPRLFEMEMIKRMVTLWTNFAKYGDPTPKITSLIPVRWRPSRASNPIALIIDNQLTTAPMWNENTMSFWNNTYTKYRRKNYGFSNNSISDMF comes from the exons ATGAAGTATGTGGCGCTACTATCGCTGTTCTTGGCGAGCGTGGTGAAAGAGCCGACGCCGCTAGTGAAAGTGGGGAGCGGTCTCGTGAGGGGGCGAGTCAGTGATAATGGCAGGATCCATCAGTATTTTGGCATCCCGTACGCTACAGTCACTAAGGAGAACAGGTTTCAG GCACCGTTGCCGCCACCAAAATGGGATGGCATCTTCGAAGCTATCAACGAAAATGTCCGATGCCCACAAAAAATGTTCGGCCCGATAATTTTAGGTGATGAaaactgtttaaaattaaatgtctaTACGCCAGCTACAGCGTCCCCAATAAAACCACTCCCAGTGATGGTATTTATTCATGGCGGCTGCTTCTTGGAAGGAACTGGTTCAGCATTTCTTTATGGTCCAGACTTCATTGTCGAACAAGATGTAATTTTCGTCGGTATTAACTACAGACTGAACGTAGAAGGGTTCCTTTGTCTTGGTATAAAAGAAGCACCTGGAAATGCAGGTCTGAAAGACCAGATAGCAGCTTTGAGGTGGATTCAAAGAAATATCGCGGCATTCGGAGGTGACCCTAACAATGTGACTTTGTTTGGTGAGAGTGCGGGTTCTGTGTCGACTTCTTACCTCATTCTATCACAGGCAGCCAAAGGATTGTTTCACAGAGCAATATTACAGAGCGGTGCAACAATAGCTCCTTGGGCAATCCAACATGACCCTATCAAAACAGCCGGAACATTAGCGAAAGAATTTGGTTATTCGGGAAGCGATCCACATGAAATTTACAAAGTTTTATCAACAAAGTCAATCAACGCATTAATATCagctattaaatattcaaaacgaAAAATGCTTGTAACAGCTGAAACGTTATTCGTACCGTGCGTTGAAAAGGACATACCGGGCGTTGAGTctgttattacaaaatatccaAGCGAAATATTGAAAGCTGGTAACTATACAAAAATGCCTATAATCATTGGCTACAACGATAATGAAGGGATATATTTCACTGGTACGACACACGGgaacaacataaaaaatgttaacgaAGAAGTGGATCTAGATGATATCTTCCATAGCGATTTAATATTCCCGTCTGAGGTAACCAAAAATGTTACAGTCAAAGCTGTTCTAGACCGATACTTTCCACCGACAAATGAAGACCCAATTATGAACCTAGTCGATTTAATATCTGACGTTCACATAAAATATCCAACAGCTTTAGAATCCACGATGTACGCCAAGACATCAGATCAGCCAATATATTACTACCTCTTTAAGTATAATGGATACATTAATATGCCAAAGATTATATCTGGTTTCATGTTTAAGCCAGGGGCGTCCCACGCGGATGAACTGTTTTATTTGTTCAGACCTCACACTTTTCCATTGCCACCTAGATTATTTGAAATGGAAATGATAAAACGGATGGTGACGCTTTGGACAAACTTTGCTAAATATgg TGATCCCACGCCAAAGATCACGAGCCTCATACCGGTGCGGTGGCGGCCGAGTCGAGCATCAAACCCCATAGCTCTCATCATAGACAATCAGCTCACCACTGCGCCGATGTGGAATGAGAACACCATGAGCTTTTGGAACAACACGTATACGAAATACAGAAGAAAGAATTACGGGTTCAGTAATAATAGCATTAgtgatatgttttaa